A region from the Sutcliffiella horikoshii genome encodes:
- a CDS encoding nucleotidyltransferase domain-containing protein, producing the protein MKKTSLNLAKVPHELLFILHVLKEENTTAWLAQYEQFLDKVNWEAFLKLAKHHRLFPLLYQQLKRIDNPSVPDYVLRYLKAMYQQNTFQMMHLTAEMNHLNQQFLTKDIRTIFLKGPVLAQELYGDISLRTSCDLDVLIPLENLGDAEALLIQLGYEKDDYIETILGDWTWRHHHVTYFHREKGVKCELHWRLNPGPSFEPGFDDLWNRKKKSSLLNETVYMLGKEDLFFFLATHGARHGWSRLRWLVDIQRLLGQEVNWHQAVHLFNKYHFQRIGGQALLLSENLVNSETPMEVKVLLDKKSRQLAQQAIFYLQSMVNLHTDPVPQNVSDYHGKHLFSLMSYQQKALYLLSCLFPFPEDAETLPLPKFLHFLYVPLRPFLWAWRKTKGQTVVKT; encoded by the coding sequence GTGAAAAAAACGAGTCTAAATTTAGCGAAAGTTCCTCATGAGCTGCTGTTCATCCTTCATGTATTAAAGGAAGAAAATACAACAGCTTGGTTAGCTCAATATGAGCAATTCCTTGATAAGGTAAACTGGGAGGCATTCCTTAAACTTGCCAAACATCATCGTCTCTTTCCTCTACTATATCAACAACTGAAACGAATAGATAATCCCTCTGTGCCCGATTATGTTTTACGTTATCTGAAGGCAATGTATCAGCAAAATACTTTTCAGATGATGCACCTTACTGCAGAAATGAACCATCTTAACCAGCAATTCCTAACAAAAGATATTCGAACGATTTTTTTAAAGGGCCCGGTACTTGCGCAAGAGCTATATGGCGATATTTCTTTAAGAACATCGTGTGATTTGGATGTTTTAATTCCTTTAGAAAACTTAGGTGATGCGGAAGCGCTGCTTATACAACTGGGGTATGAGAAGGATGATTATATTGAGACCATACTCGGGGACTGGACATGGCGGCATCATCACGTCACTTATTTTCATCGAGAAAAAGGGGTGAAGTGTGAGCTGCACTGGCGCTTGAACCCTGGTCCAAGTTTTGAACCTGGTTTTGACGACCTTTGGAACCGTAAAAAGAAGAGCTCTCTTTTAAATGAAACGGTATATATGCTGGGAAAAGAGGATCTGTTTTTCTTTCTTGCGACACATGGAGCCCGACATGGTTGGTCAAGGCTGAGATGGCTGGTAGATATCCAACGTCTTTTAGGACAGGAAGTAAACTGGCATCAGGCTGTCCACCTGTTTAACAAGTATCACTTTCAAAGAATTGGTGGCCAGGCCCTACTTTTATCGGAAAATCTGGTAAACTCTGAAACTCCTATGGAAGTTAAGGTTTTATTAGATAAAAAATCCCGCCAGCTCGCGCAACAGGCCATCTTTTATTTGCAGTCTATGGTTAATTTACATACAGATCCAGTTCCGCAGAATGTTTCAGATTACCATGGGAAGCATTTGTTTTCACTTATGTCGTATCAACAAAAAGCACTATATTTGTTAAGCTGTTTATTTCCGTTCCCAGAAGATGCCGAAACATTGCCATTGCCAAAATTTCTACATTTTTTATACGTTCCATTACGGCCATTTTTGTGGGCGTGGAGGAAGACAAAAGGGCAAACAGTTGTAAAAACCTAA
- a CDS encoding lasso peptide biosynthesis B2 protein produces the protein MRKLKLLLEADWNTRRLLVESYFHLAWARYLKSVPFSTVAPSLGTNMTETTFERPSIRDQKVLAAVSQAVHITSKYTFWESQCLVKAMAAMKMLEKRNIESTLYLGTGKDENGKLIAHAWLRSGPFYITGAEVMNQFTVVGKFAKTLGREQRSEKNESKFSESSS, from the coding sequence ATGAGAAAATTGAAATTGTTACTGGAAGCGGACTGGAACACTAGGAGACTATTAGTAGAATCCTACTTCCATTTAGCCTGGGCCCGTTACTTAAAAAGCGTTCCTTTTTCTACCGTTGCGCCATCTTTAGGGACAAATATGACGGAGACGACTTTTGAACGACCTTCAATAAGAGATCAGAAGGTACTTGCCGCTGTTTCCCAGGCTGTTCATATTACGAGTAAGTACACTTTCTGGGAAAGTCAGTGTCTGGTAAAGGCGATGGCGGCCATGAAAATGCTTGAAAAGAGAAATATTGAAAGTACCTTGTATCTCGGTACGGGCAAAGACGAAAACGGTAAGCTCATTGCGCATGCGTGGTTGAGATCAGGTCCGTTTTACATTACCGGTGCTGAGGTGATGAATCAGTTTACAGTGGTGGGTAAATTCGCCAAAACATTGGGAAGGGAGCAGCGAAGTGAAAAAAACGAGTCTAAATTTAGCGAAAGTTCCTCATGA
- a CDS encoding lasso peptide biosynthesis PqqD family chaperone → MAKGLVLTNDCAYSQVEGNIISDMDGEKVMFSIANGKYYNLGEVGGAIWDLLQEPNSVKGMVSQLQEEYEVDEKTCEMQVMEFIGMLHKEGLIKQN, encoded by the coding sequence ATGGCTAAAGGGTTAGTTCTGACAAATGATTGTGCATATTCTCAGGTGGAAGGAAACATCATTAGTGATATGGATGGAGAAAAGGTGATGTTTAGTATTGCGAACGGAAAGTATTACAATCTGGGGGAGGTTGGAGGAGCAATTTGGGATCTGCTTCAGGAACCTAACAGCGTTAAGGGCATGGTTAGTCAATTGCAAGAAGAATATGAGGTGGATGAGAAGACTTGTGAAATGCAGGTGATGGAGTTCATTGGAATGCTCCATAAAGAAGGGCTTATTAAACAAAATTAA
- a CDS encoding phosphoenolpyruvate carboxykinase (ATP), with protein sequence MTTSLNILYKAFGFTIKSEYALPELSGANIGSKSLDISIQLGNLQPKWKSLSKQPNQYFHVEENLCMFHVHNTAIFLIQNGNEIIVSPHEGAAEDHIRLYLLGTCMGAILMQRRILPLHGSAIAINGKAYAIVGDSGAGKSTTASALLRQGYQLISDDVIPVSFNEHNIPMVTPAYPQQKLWQESIDEFGMESSNFRPIIDRETKFAIPVDSQFCDKALPLAGVFELMKTEDEALQFSSVTGLERFHLLFQHTYRNFFIPRAGLMDWHFQTSAKMVNKMSFYRIQRPTSIFTANEITNFILTSMERKGEVVNG encoded by the coding sequence ATGACCACTTCTTTAAATATTTTATACAAAGCATTCGGATTTACTATTAAAAGCGAATATGCGCTTCCCGAGCTAAGTGGGGCTAATATAGGTTCTAAATCATTGGACATCTCCATCCAATTAGGTAACCTCCAACCCAAATGGAAATCCCTCTCAAAACAACCTAACCAATACTTCCACGTTGAGGAAAACCTCTGTATGTTCCATGTTCATAACACAGCCATTTTCCTCATCCAAAACGGCAACGAAATCATCGTCAGCCCCCATGAAGGAGCTGCCGAAGACCACATCAGGCTCTACCTGCTTGGCACATGCATGGGCGCCATTCTTATGCAGCGCAGAATCCTTCCACTTCACGGCAGTGCCATTGCCATAAACGGAAAAGCCTACGCAATAGTCGGGGATTCTGGAGCGGGTAAATCTACGACAGCTTCTGCTTTATTAAGGCAGGGATATCAATTAATTAGCGATGATGTTATTCCCGTTTCTTTCAACGAACATAATATCCCGATGGTGACCCCGGCTTATCCGCAGCAGAAGTTGTGGCAGGAGAGTATAGATGAGTTTGGGATGGAGTCTAGTAACTTCCGTCCGATCATTGATCGTGAAACAAAGTTTGCGATACCAGTAGACTCCCAGTTTTGCGACAAGGCACTCCCATTAGCTGGAGTTTTTGAATTGATGAAAACAGAGGATGAAGCCCTTCAATTTTCTTCTGTTACTGGATTAGAAAGGTTCCATCTGTTGTTCCAGCATACATACCGAAATTTCTTTATACCAAGAGCTGGGTTAATGGATTGGCATTTCCAGACATCCGCTAAGATGGTGAACAAGATGAGTTTTTATAGAATACAGCGGCCGACCTCTATTTTTACGGCAAATGAAATAACGAACTTTATTTTGACTAGTATGGAGAGAAAGGGTGAAGTGGTTAATGGCTAA
- a CDS encoding paeninodin family lasso peptide, with the protein MKKNWSIPLLEVLDVKSTMLQGDGDFTDNDFPQDTPKSELTFS; encoded by the coding sequence ATGAAAAAGAATTGGAGCATTCCTCTTTTGGAGGTGCTTGACGTGAAGTCCACAATGCTACAAGGTGATGGAGATTTTACAGACAACGATTTCCCACAAGATACACCAAAGAGCGAGCTAACATTTAGTTAG
- a CDS encoding asparagine synthase-related protein — protein MSAIAGIYDLNNGTIPIEHAQRMMGVLKKYYADDVGTIFEHNLFMGSHAQWITPESVGEKLPFYDQEKKLAITADAIIDNREELFEKLQIKNELRKKVPDSQIILTAYHKWGEDSVKHLVGDFAFVIWDERKQMLFAARDFTGTRSLYYTINKHQYAFCSVIEPLLTLNEVSKRLDEEWLAEYLAISGMIDTIGASSTPIKNIVQLPPGHFITVSNRAVKVERYCMLSFDKKIKLKNDNEYVEAFQDVFNKAVQSRLRTHRSVGAQLSGGLDSGSVVSFAVRNMQEEKKALHTFSYVPTTDFVDFTPHYLRANESEYVNLTIKHVGGIKPNFLSFDEKNSYSEIDTMLEIMEMPYKFFENSFWLKGMFESAQEHDIGILLNGDRGNYTISWGNALVYYAELLKKLKWFKLVNELNSYSKVSGGKRLRNIPILARISFPLLEQIFNQGSKAQSTSLQKIINPKFAKQTNIYEKLKSVGIGETGWFDTTSIQEERKRLFERIFPWNAGNTLTSKLSLKHVMWKRDPTNDLRVYQFCLSIPEEQYVKHGIDRYLIRRSTQNYLPNEVRLNNRIKGVQGVDWVHRMKPIWGEFISEVVEMLNNKAVMEFFNIDTLKAALAVANNGPNEQYAINPDYKVLMRSLIVYRYLKNFY, from the coding sequence ATGAGCGCAATTGCTGGTATTTATGACCTAAATAATGGGACCATTCCTATTGAACATGCCCAAAGAATGATGGGGGTTCTTAAAAAATACTATGCAGATGACGTGGGAACTATTTTTGAACACAATCTTTTTATGGGTTCTCATGCACAGTGGATTACACCAGAGTCTGTTGGCGAAAAACTTCCATTTTACGATCAAGAGAAAAAGCTGGCAATAACTGCTGATGCAATAATAGATAATAGAGAAGAACTGTTTGAAAAGTTGCAAATTAAAAATGAGTTAAGAAAAAAAGTTCCAGATAGTCAAATAATATTAACTGCTTATCATAAGTGGGGAGAAGACTCAGTTAAGCACTTGGTAGGTGACTTTGCGTTTGTAATTTGGGACGAAAGAAAGCAGATGTTATTTGCTGCTAGAGATTTCACTGGTACTAGGTCCCTTTATTATACTATCAATAAACATCAATACGCTTTTTGTTCTGTAATAGAACCGTTATTAACATTAAATGAAGTAAGTAAAAGATTAGATGAAGAGTGGTTGGCAGAGTATTTGGCGATCTCTGGAATGATTGATACAATTGGAGCTTCTAGTACACCTATAAAGAATATAGTTCAGTTACCTCCTGGTCATTTTATTACTGTTTCAAATAGAGCAGTTAAAGTTGAAAGGTATTGCATGTTATCATTTGACAAAAAAATCAAACTGAAAAATGACAACGAATATGTAGAGGCCTTTCAGGATGTTTTCAATAAAGCTGTCCAATCAAGGTTAAGAACACACAGGTCTGTTGGAGCCCAATTGAGTGGCGGACTGGATTCAGGATCGGTTGTCAGTTTTGCAGTAAGGAATATGCAAGAAGAAAAAAAAGCACTCCATACGTTTAGTTACGTTCCGACTACGGATTTTGTAGATTTTACACCACACTACTTACGGGCTAATGAAAGTGAGTATGTTAATTTAACTATCAAACACGTTGGAGGTATTAAACCAAATTTTTTAAGTTTTGATGAAAAGAATTCCTATTCAGAAATAGATACTATGTTAGAAATAATGGAAATGCCATACAAATTTTTTGAGAATTCATTTTGGTTGAAAGGTATGTTTGAAAGTGCTCAAGAACATGATATAGGAATTTTGCTGAATGGAGATAGAGGAAACTACACTATTTCTTGGGGTAATGCATTAGTTTATTATGCTGAATTACTTAAAAAGTTAAAGTGGTTCAAACTAGTTAATGAACTAAATTCGTACAGTAAAGTTAGCGGCGGGAAAAGGCTCAGAAATATACCAATTCTCGCAAGAATAAGCTTTCCTTTATTAGAACAAATTTTTAATCAAGGAAGTAAAGCTCAATCAACCAGCTTACAGAAAATTATTAATCCGAAATTTGCAAAGCAGACAAATATATATGAAAAATTGAAATCGGTAGGTATAGGAGAAACAGGGTGGTTTGATACAACGAGCATACAAGAAGAGCGAAAAAGATTATTTGAAAGGATTTTTCCTTGGAATGCCGGAAATACTTTAACTTCCAAACTTTCATTAAAACACGTAATGTGGAAGAGGGATCCAACTAACGATTTGCGCGTTTATCAATTTTGTTTATCTATACCTGAAGAACAATACGTGAAACATGGAATAGATAGATACTTAATTAGAAGGTCAACTCAAAACTACTTACCTAACGAAGTGAGATTAAATAATAGAATCAAAGGGGTGCAAGGGGTAGATTGGGTCCATAGAATGAAGCCTATATGGGGTGAATTCATTAGTGAAGTAGTTGAAATGCTGAATAATAAGGCTGTAATGGAATTCTTTAATATAGATACCCTAAAGGCAGCATTAGCAGTGGCGAATAATGGTCCAAATGAGCAATATGCGATAAATCCAGATTATAAGGTATTAATGCGTAGTCTGATTGTTTATCGATATCTTAAAAATTTTTATTGA
- a CDS encoding right-handed parallel beta-helix repeat-containing protein, with the protein MSYKIQIRSSLKGDLPFLDIGEFCLCTDTKELFIGIDNGNLKVANIEDIGSLNDLPTLDKSSLVSAFQEIFEKIHLIENLEITSSNINGNVRVNGKEIPIYDDSYLLQALIKKATKEHTHNIQEITGISISNPIDGEVLMYDSTENSFKSKTLPNFQAGSLEDLTNVNTITSKPKTGDVLSFNGNEWFPTAIKSYYIDLDLWTINNKGDDPLRTTIGINNALQWANANGYSRCKLPPGLYLIDRDSTIQLVNDMTLDLYGCILKKETNSYQKYTIVNIENKKNVTIVGGVIEGDKNTHDYISIPGTHEWGTGINVSYSKNIKIENVEIKETTGYGISVGSKYLHNYWVYLSELESGTFDLLGNPVSNEFWVRSNKYYSLSHETIQKQGYFMICGNGYGAYGEGQDLTKDMVTVFLYDKENNFLGKQTRRTFECFYLKNFPSGAIKFKISYRKVFTNIIDSTITIRSDAFSQGVNITNCFIHNCRTLGIVGGGQFINIEHCEIANIGGASPGYGIDIEDGYNLNQNIVIRSNYFHDNKNGDIVVISARNVLVEMNKFNGTVSFGGSRGESYVSQYNSYNGAQGTGSSLAGGGGSHIVFNYDHFTETTIYILGNPLYTHCTFDNVSFILQSDLYLLSTFTYCKFNFNKRDEGWSWNLRKGSLVFDSCEFHIYCKWYYFRSEAHLGDWVKNKLIFRNNFFYTRVNLGESVYEVNELILENNTFLGTQDKLNYFGFWAKANLFKFVNNTVKDVYFKIDGKGDDSKAIISNNSVVIDKDISVQGPDRSEFLRISNFKLSLIKDNDISILKANAQIRCISVYAENELVMLRNNFNCNLGSNAKVELFGTSDSSLSNNLPELIAIIKDNILKNVSITAYNSFNTQLTQPIIGTNLTVNNNL; encoded by the coding sequence TTGAGTTATAAAATTCAAATTAGAAGTAGTTTAAAGGGTGATTTACCTTTTTTGGATATTGGCGAATTTTGCTTATGTACAGACACAAAGGAATTATTTATTGGTATAGACAATGGGAATTTAAAGGTTGCGAATATAGAAGATATTGGTTCTTTAAATGATTTACCCACACTAGATAAGTCTAGTTTAGTCAGTGCTTTTCAGGAGATTTTTGAAAAAATCCATCTTATTGAGAATCTAGAGATAACATCTAGTAATATTAATGGAAATGTTAGAGTGAATGGAAAAGAAATACCTATTTATGATGATAGTTATTTATTACAAGCTCTAATTAAGAAAGCAACCAAAGAACACACCCATAATATACAGGAAATTACAGGAATTTCAATTTCTAACCCAATTGATGGTGAGGTTTTAATGTATGATTCTACTGAAAATAGTTTTAAGTCTAAAACTCTGCCGAATTTTCAAGCTGGTTCATTAGAAGACTTAACAAATGTAAACACTATAACTAGTAAACCCAAAACGGGTGATGTTCTATCTTTTAACGGGAATGAATGGTTCCCTACTGCAATAAAATCATATTATATCGATTTAGATTTATGGACTATTAATAACAAAGGAGATGATCCATTAAGAACCACAATTGGAATTAATAATGCGTTACAATGGGCAAATGCAAATGGATATAGTAGATGCAAACTCCCACCTGGTCTATATCTTATTGATAGAGATAGCACAATACAACTGGTTAATGATATGACTCTAGATTTGTATGGCTGCATATTGAAAAAGGAAACAAACTCTTATCAAAAGTACACGATAGTGAACATAGAGAACAAAAAAAATGTAACTATTGTTGGAGGTGTAATCGAAGGAGATAAAAATACTCACGACTATATTTCTATACCTGGAACACATGAATGGGGAACCGGTATTAATGTCAGTTATAGTAAAAATATTAAAATTGAAAATGTTGAGATTAAGGAAACTACAGGTTACGGAATATCAGTGGGCTCTAAGTATCTCCATAATTACTGGGTTTATTTATCTGAATTAGAATCTGGTACTTTTGATTTATTAGGAAACCCTGTTTCTAATGAATTTTGGGTGAGAAGCAATAAATACTATTCACTATCTCATGAAACAATACAAAAACAAGGATATTTTATGATCTGCGGAAATGGCTATGGTGCCTATGGAGAAGGTCAGGACTTAACAAAAGATATGGTGACAGTATTTCTATACGATAAAGAGAATAACTTTTTGGGTAAACAAACAAGAAGAACTTTTGAATGCTTTTATTTAAAAAACTTTCCATCTGGCGCAATCAAATTTAAGATATCCTACAGGAAAGTATTCACTAATATAATTGACAGTACAATAACAATACGTTCAGATGCATTTAGTCAGGGCGTAAACATCACAAATTGTTTTATTCACAACTGTAGGACTTTAGGGATTGTTGGTGGTGGTCAATTCATTAACATAGAACACTGTGAAATAGCAAATATTGGTGGGGCATCTCCAGGCTATGGTATTGATATAGAAGATGGTTATAATCTTAATCAAAATATCGTTATAAGAAGCAACTATTTTCATGACAATAAAAATGGGGATATTGTAGTAATAAGTGCAAGAAATGTGTTGGTAGAAATGAATAAATTCAATGGTACAGTTAGTTTTGGGGGGAGTAGAGGGGAAAGCTATGTTTCCCAATATAATTCATATAATGGAGCACAGGGTACTGGAAGCTCGTTAGCAGGCGGAGGTGGTTCTCACATAGTATTTAATTATGATCATTTTACAGAGACAACTATTTATATATTAGGCAACCCTTTATATACCCATTGTACATTTGATAATGTAAGTTTCATTTTACAATCGGATTTATATCTATTATCAACTTTCACTTATTGTAAGTTCAATTTTAACAAACGCGACGAGGGTTGGTCTTGGAACTTAAGAAAGGGTTCATTGGTATTTGATTCCTGTGAGTTCCATATTTATTGCAAGTGGTATTATTTTAGGAGTGAAGCACATTTAGGAGATTGGGTAAAAAACAAACTTATTTTTCGAAACAACTTTTTTTATACACGAGTAAATCTTGGGGAATCTGTATATGAAGTTAATGAATTAATATTAGAAAACAACACTTTTTTAGGGACACAAGATAAATTAAATTATTTTGGTTTTTGGGCAAAGGCAAACTTATTTAAGTTTGTTAATAATACTGTTAAAGACGTTTATTTTAAGATAGATGGAAAAGGAGATGACTCCAAAGCAATAATAAGTAATAATTCAGTTGTAATTGATAAAGATATTTCCGTTCAAGGACCTGACCGGTCAGAATTTCTTCGAATCAGTAATTTTAAACTGAGTTTGATTAAGGATAATGATATTAGTATTCTAAAAGCAAATGCTCAAATCAGATGTATATCTGTTTATGCTGAAAATGAACTAGTAATGTTAAGAAATAATTTTAATTGCAATTTAGGTTCTAATGCCAAAGTAGAATTATTTGGAACTTCAGACTCATCTTTATCAAATAACCTTCCAGAACTTATAGCTATAATAAAAGATAATATCTTAAAAAATGTATCTATAACTGCCTATAACTCTTTCAATACTCAATTAACACAGCCAATTATTGGTACAAACTTAACTGTAAATAATAACTTGTGA
- a CDS encoding polysaccharide pyruvyl transferase family protein: protein MKNVFLEAYTNVNLGDDLFIKILCERYPQVNFILFAPKEYKRIFKKNKNIKCFSNSSYKIRLIDKLFAMFNRKNYFQTKIKKSCIATVKIGGSMFIQSVNWRKHLDEFGKNTPDNPYFLLGANFGPYDEEEYYGLHQRVFKEYTDICFRESLSYALFKQLPNVRVADDIVFNLKTKLNGHVKNEVFISVIKPSYRNQIKHTEKQYFETLSKLIIKFIQNSIKVNLVGFCQNEGDNEGISTIIDIIPQEYQRHVNAHQYTGNIDEILELMSRSKYVIATRFHAMILAWLYKKPVLPLVYSQKMQNIIDDVGFKGLTFNITEMDNLDPEEVLFSLKSQEVMEIKKQVVNSRSHFLILDQYLSG, encoded by the coding sequence TTGAAAAATGTATTTCTAGAAGCCTACACTAATGTCAATTTAGGCGACGATTTGTTTATTAAAATTCTTTGTGAGAGATACCCTCAGGTTAATTTTATTTTGTTTGCACCAAAAGAGTATAAAAGAATATTTAAAAAAAATAAAAATATTAAATGTTTCTCAAACTCTTCTTATAAAATAAGGCTAATAGATAAATTATTTGCTATGTTCAACAGGAAAAACTATTTTCAAACAAAAATAAAAAAATCCTGCATAGCAACTGTTAAAATAGGTGGTTCAATGTTTATTCAAAGTGTAAATTGGAGAAAGCACTTGGACGAATTTGGGAAGAATACACCTGACAACCCATATTTTTTATTAGGTGCAAATTTTGGACCGTATGATGAGGAAGAGTATTATGGATTACATCAAAGGGTATTTAAGGAATACACTGATATATGCTTTAGAGAATCCTTATCATATGCCCTTTTTAAACAATTACCTAATGTAAGAGTAGCAGATGATATCGTATTTAATTTAAAAACCAAGTTAAATGGACATGTTAAGAATGAGGTTTTTATTTCTGTAATTAAGCCATCCTATAGAAATCAAATAAAACATACTGAAAAACAATATTTTGAAACATTAAGTAAACTTATAATAAAATTCATACAAAATAGCATTAAAGTAAATTTAGTTGGATTTTGCCAAAATGAAGGAGATAATGAAGGAATCTCAACTATTATAGATATCATTCCTCAAGAATATCAAAGACATGTTAATGCTCATCAGTATACTGGGAATATTGATGAAATATTGGAGTTAATGTCTCGATCTAAGTACGTAATAGCAACGAGATTTCATGCTATGATTCTAGCCTGGTTATATAAAAAACCAGTATTACCACTGGTATATAGTCAGAAAATGCAAAATATAATAGATGATGTTGGATTTAAAGGTCTCACATTTAATATTACTGAGATGGATAATCTTGACCCTGAGGAAGTACTTTTTTCTCTAAAGAGCCAAGAAGTTATGGAAATTAAAAAACAGGTTGTAAATTCACGAAGTCATTTTTTAATCTTAGATCAGTATTTAAGTGGGTAA
- a CDS encoding lipopolysaccharide biosynthesis protein translates to MKNNQLKSGIILSYLTLILGNSISLIYTPLMLRYLGQSEYGLYSLSLSIISLIGILNFGFGSAVIRYTSKYRAMGEKSLEYSLNGMFLLIFTLIGTMVIVVGHFLISNIDLLFGNSMSITELSKMKTLISILVFNTAASIIFGFFSLIITAYERFIFLKLVALLQAIITPMLIILILVLGYTSIGMVLLTTSINLIILIINCIYCLKILKVKITFNRVDIKLIKEILNYCFYIFLILIVDKLFWSTDQFILGIISGTSSVAVYSIGATFTNYFMAFSTAFSGVYFPKITQMVTNKVENKELSALFIRTGRLQFIILSIIIGGFIVVGKEFIITWAGKEYIHAYYLALIVMIPLCVPLTQTIGIAILQAKNMHRFRSVIYLAIAILNLLLSVPLAQKYGYFGCALATSVSILIGHIIIMNIYYYKKIKLDIPVFFKNMSLLLIPLLLSVIVSVQVKNFDFNNEYWSIITTSMVFLVLYLILSWLFVFNDYEKTLFKTSISKFRLRSQEKVSLDN, encoded by the coding sequence ATGAAAAATAATCAACTGAAATCAGGAATAATTTTATCGTATTTAACTTTAATCTTGGGAAACAGTATATCTTTAATTTATACACCATTAATGTTACGTTACTTAGGCCAATCTGAATATGGCCTATATAGTCTTAGTCTTTCGATAATTAGTTTAATTGGTATATTAAATTTCGGTTTTGGGAGCGCTGTGATTAGATATACATCTAAGTATAGAGCTATGGGGGAAAAAAGTTTAGAGTATAGTCTAAATGGTATGTTTTTATTAATTTTCACATTAATTGGAACAATGGTCATTGTGGTGGGTCATTTTCTAATTTCGAATATAGATTTGTTATTCGGAAATTCAATGAGTATAACTGAATTATCTAAAATGAAAACCCTAATATCAATATTAGTTTTCAACACCGCTGCATCTATTATTTTTGGATTTTTTAGTTTAATAATAACAGCGTATGAACGGTTTATATTCTTAAAACTTGTTGCATTATTACAAGCAATAATTACCCCTATGCTCATAATCTTGATACTGGTGTTAGGTTATACATCTATTGGAATGGTTTTATTAACTACATCGATAAATTTAATAATATTAATAATCAACTGTATCTATTGTTTGAAAATATTAAAAGTAAAGATAACATTCAATAGAGTTGATATCAAGTTAATTAAAGAAATTTTAAATTATTGTTTTTATATATTTTTAATTTTAATAGTAGATAAGTTATTTTGGAGTACAGATCAGTTTATTTTAGGAATTATTTCTGGTACATCTTCTGTAGCGGTATATTCAATTGGTGCAACTTTTACAAATTATTTTATGGCTTTTTCAACTGCTTTTTCAGGAGTATACTTTCCTAAAATCACACAAATGGTAACTAATAAAGTTGAAAATAAAGAATTGTCAGCACTTTTTATTAGAACAGGGAGATTACAATTTATTATCTTATCAATAATAATTGGAGGATTTATAGTTGTCGGCAAGGAATTCATTATAACTTGGGCAGGTAAAGAATACATACATGCATACTATCTAGCTTTAATTGTGATGATACCTTTATGTGTACCATTAACACAAACAATCGGAATAGCCATTTTGCAAGCCAAAAATATGCATAGGTTTCGCTCTGTTATTTATTTAGCAATTGCAATACTAAACTTATTGCTAAGTGTTCCTTTAGCTCAAAAATATGGATATTTTGGTTGTGCTTTAGCCACATCAGTTTCAATCCTTATAGGTCATATAATAATAATGAATATATACTATTATAAGAAAATAAAATTAGACATTCCAGTTTTCTTTAAGAATATGTCATTACTATTAATACCCTTATTATTAAGCGTAATTGTTTCAGTACAAGTTAAAAATTTTGATTTCAATAATGAATACTGGAGCATCATTACAACATCAATGGTATTTTTAGTTCTTTATCTTATATTATCATGGTTATTTGTTTTTAATGATTATGAGAAAACCCTTTTTAAAACCTCGATTTCTAAATTTAGATTACGTAGTCAAGAAAAGGTTTCGCTAGATAATTAA